Proteins encoded in a region of the Capra hircus breed San Clemente chromosome 3, ASM170441v1, whole genome shotgun sequence genome:
- the SMAP2 gene encoding stromal membrane-associated protein 2 isoform X2 encodes MTGKSVKDVDRYQAVLANLLLEEDNKFCADCQSKGPRWASWNIGVFICIRCAGIHRNLGVHISRVKSVNLDQWTQEQIQCMQEMGNGKANRLYEAYLPETFRRPQIDHAVEGFIRDKYEKKKYMDRSLDINAFRKEKDNKWKRGSEPAPEKKMEPVVFEKVKMPQKKEDPQLPRKTSPKSKAPAVDLLGLDAPVSCSITNGKASNTLEKDLDLLASVSSPSSSVSRKVVGSMPTPGSAGSVPENLNLFPEPGSKSEETSKKQLSKDSILSLYGSQTPQMPTQVFMAPAQMAYPAAYPSFPGVAPANSLMGSMMPPPVGMVAQPGASGMVAPMAMPAGYMGGMQASMMGVPNGMMTTQQAGYMAGMAAMPQTMYGVQPAQQLQWNLTQMTQQMAGMNFCGTNGMLSYGQSMNGGTGQAANQTLSPQMWK; translated from the exons ATGACGGGCAAATCGGTGAAGGACGTGGATCGGTACCAGGCGGTCCTGGCCAACCTGCTGCTGGAGGAGGATAACAAGTTTTGTGCGGACTGCCAGTCTAAAG GGCCACGATGGGCCTCCTGGAACATTGGCGTGTTCATCTGCATTCGATGTGCTGGAATCCACAGGAATCTCGGGGTGCACATATCCAGGGTAAAATCAGTTAACCTTGACCAGTGGACTCAAGAACAGATCCAG TGCATGCAAGAGATGGGGAATGGAAAGGCAAACCGACTTTATGAAGCCTACCTGCCTGAGACCTTTCGGCGACCTCAAATAGACCA TGCGGTCGAGGGATTTATTCGAGATAAATATGAGAAGAAGAAATACATGGACCGAAGTCTGGACATCAACGCCTTTAGG aaagaaaaagataacaagTGGAAAAGAGGGAGTGAACCAGCtccagagaaaaaaatggaacctGTTGTTTTTGAGAAAGTGAAAATG CCACAGAAAAAAGAAGATCCACAGCTGCCTCGGAAAACCTCCCCGAAATCCAAAGCTCCTGCGGTGGATCTCTTGGGCCTTG ATGCTCCTGTATCCTGCTCCATTACAAATGGTAAGGCCAgtaataccctggagaaggatttAGATCTTCTGGCCTCTGTTTCATCTCCCTCTTCTTCGGTTTCCAGAAAG GTTGTAGGTTCCATGCCAACCCCAGGGAGTGCTGGCTCAGTTCCGGAAAACCTGAACCTGTTTCCAGAGCCAGGGAGCAAATCAGAAGAAACAAGCAAGAAGCAGCTGTCTAAAGACTCCATCCTGTCACTGTATGGATCCCAGACGCCTCAGATGCCCACCCAAG TGTTCATGGCTCCTGCTCAGATGGCGTATCCCGCTGCCTACCCCAGCTTCCCTGGGGTTGCACCTGCTAATAGCCTAATGGGGAGCATGATGCCCCCACCAGTAGGCATGGTAGCTCAGCCAGGAGCTTCTGGAATGGTTGCCCCAATGGCCATGCCTGCAGGCTATATGGGGGGCATGCAGGCCTCCATGATGGGTGTGCCAAACGGAATGATGACCACCCAGCAGGCTGGCTACATGGCAGGCATGGCAGCTATGCCCCAGACTATGTATGGGGTTCAGCCagctcagcagctgcagtggaACCTAACTCAG
- the SMAP2 gene encoding stromal membrane-associated protein 2 isoform X1: MTGKSVKDVDRYQAVLANLLLEEDNKFCADCQSKGPRWASWNIGVFICIRCAGIHRNLGVHISRVKSVNLDQWTQEQIQCMQEMGNGKANRLYEAYLPETFRRPQIDHAVEGFIRDKYEKKKYMDRSLDINAFRKEKDNKWKRGSEPAPEKKMEPVVFEKVKMPQKKEDPQLPRKTSPKSKAPAVDLLGLDAPVSCSITNGKASNTLEKDLDLLASVSSPSSSVSRKVVGSMPTPGSAGSVPENLNLFPEPGSKSEETSKKQLSKDSILSLYGSQTPQMPTQAVFMAPAQMAYPAAYPSFPGVAPANSLMGSMMPPPVGMVAQPGASGMVAPMAMPAGYMGGMQASMMGVPNGMMTTQQAGYMAGMAAMPQTMYGVQPAQQLQWNLTQMTQQMAGMNFCGTNGMLSYGQSMNGGTGQAANQTLSPQMWK, translated from the exons ATGACGGGCAAATCGGTGAAGGACGTGGATCGGTACCAGGCGGTCCTGGCCAACCTGCTGCTGGAGGAGGATAACAAGTTTTGTGCGGACTGCCAGTCTAAAG GGCCACGATGGGCCTCCTGGAACATTGGCGTGTTCATCTGCATTCGATGTGCTGGAATCCACAGGAATCTCGGGGTGCACATATCCAGGGTAAAATCAGTTAACCTTGACCAGTGGACTCAAGAACAGATCCAG TGCATGCAAGAGATGGGGAATGGAAAGGCAAACCGACTTTATGAAGCCTACCTGCCTGAGACCTTTCGGCGACCTCAAATAGACCA TGCGGTCGAGGGATTTATTCGAGATAAATATGAGAAGAAGAAATACATGGACCGAAGTCTGGACATCAACGCCTTTAGG aaagaaaaagataacaagTGGAAAAGAGGGAGTGAACCAGCtccagagaaaaaaatggaacctGTTGTTTTTGAGAAAGTGAAAATG CCACAGAAAAAAGAAGATCCACAGCTGCCTCGGAAAACCTCCCCGAAATCCAAAGCTCCTGCGGTGGATCTCTTGGGCCTTG ATGCTCCTGTATCCTGCTCCATTACAAATGGTAAGGCCAgtaataccctggagaaggatttAGATCTTCTGGCCTCTGTTTCATCTCCCTCTTCTTCGGTTTCCAGAAAG GTTGTAGGTTCCATGCCAACCCCAGGGAGTGCTGGCTCAGTTCCGGAAAACCTGAACCTGTTTCCAGAGCCAGGGAGCAAATCAGAAGAAACAAGCAAGAAGCAGCTGTCTAAAGACTCCATCCTGTCACTGTATGGATCCCAGACGCCTCAGATGCCCACCCAAG CAGTGTTCATGGCTCCTGCTCAGATGGCGTATCCCGCTGCCTACCCCAGCTTCCCTGGGGTTGCACCTGCTAATAGCCTAATGGGGAGCATGATGCCCCCACCAGTAGGCATGGTAGCTCAGCCAGGAGCTTCTGGAATGGTTGCCCCAATGGCCATGCCTGCAGGCTATATGGGGGGCATGCAGGCCTCCATGATGGGTGTGCCAAACGGAATGATGACCACCCAGCAGGCTGGCTACATGGCAGGCATGGCAGCTATGCCCCAGACTATGTATGGGGTTCAGCCagctcagcagctgcagtggaACCTAACTCAG